One genomic segment of Gossypium arboreum isolate Shixiya-1 chromosome 3, ASM2569848v2, whole genome shotgun sequence includes these proteins:
- the LOC108475098 gene encoding uncharacterized protein LOC108475098, whose translation MSLPRFIVIKSINANACLAFKQDDPYEGYAEFSESMVTGPNAKFEVESAKGGLVHIRNCINMKYLERTEEGSISGKADERYWITATAEKKEEDQSREWCTLFQPLEEDSVNKTYRFMHVQSGCYLRLRQTYSSDITAGVLATSTKIDANGNDVFKVIDWDTLVILPRYIAFKGNNDMFLRLAEIDGHPYLQFLGEDIGEAAVAMEVFYTPNGDIRIKPVCSDKYWKRKPDWIWVDSDDTKGNDKDTLFHPFKVDGKTIALLSLGNNMFCKRFTSEGRTSCLSARIPSVTKEAYLNVVEPVLSRKIENLRYDTENARVYDEKVQIVAKNSASNHTKQSNTMDVKLTYTDTTTSTWNSHFSLGLEAKASFEFGIPLIAEGSVEVSTNVETGIQWGETKTTTTVMEVNHQVHVPPMTKVTVYLLMTRGKCDVNFMFTQKDTLFNGTVVKTDIVGNTYVGSNYYNVQYDTKEEPLTS comes from the coding sequence ATGTCATTGCCAAGGTTCATCGTGATCAAATCCATCAATGCCAACGCGTGCCTTGCCTTCAAACAAGACGATCCCTATGAAGGCTATGCCGAATTCTCAGAATCAATGGTTACGGGCCCAAATGCAAAATTCGAAGTGGAGTCAGCTAAAGGTGGACTGGTTCACATAAGGAACTGTATTAACATGAAATACTTAGAACGAACTGAAGAGGGTTCCATCTCTGGTAAAGCAGATGAGCGGTATTGGATCACTGCAACAGCCGAGAAGAAAGAAGAGGACCAGTCCAGAGAATGGTGCACCTTGTTCCAGCCACTGGAAGAAGACTCGGTGAATAAAACTTACCGGTTCATGCATGTTCAATCAGGCTGCTATTTACGCCTACGCCAAACCTATTCCTCGGATATTACTGCCGGGGTGTTGGCGACCAGCACGAAGATCGATGCTAATGGCAACGATGTATTCAAAGTTATCGATTGGGACACGTTGGTGATTCTACCTCGGTACATTGCGTTCAAAGGAAACAATGACATGTTCTTGCGCCTTGCCGAGATCGATGGTCACCCGTATTTACAGTTTTTAGGAGAGGATATTGGTGAGGCGGCTGTGGCAATGGAGGTTTTCTATACTCCCAATGGCGACATTAGGATCAAACCGGTTTGTTCCGATAAATATTGGAAGCGTAAACCGGATTGGATTTGGGTTGATTCTGATGATACTAAAGGTAACGATAAGGACACGTTGTTTCATCCCTTTAAAGTTGATGGTAAGACAATAGCTCTTCTCAGTTTAGGCAACAACATGTTCTGTAAGCGTTTCACAAGTGAAGGGAGGACGAGCTGTCTCAGTGCACGCATCCCTTCTGTTACCAAAGAGGCTTACCTAAATGTGGTGGAGCCTGTGTTGTCGAGAAAGATCGAAAATCTCCGATACGATACCGAGAACGCTAGGGTGTATGATGAAAAGGTCCAAATTGTGGCCAAAAATTCAGCTAGCAACCATACTAAACAATCCAACACAATGGACGTGAAACTTACCTATACAGACACCACCACTAGTACTTGGAATTCTCATTTTTCACTAGGTCTTGAAGCTAAAGCTAGTTTCGAATTCGGCATCCCGCTGATCGCGGAAGGGAGTGTTGAGGTATCTACTAATGTTGAAACCGGGATTCAATGGGGAGAGACCAAGACAACGACGACCGTCATGGAAGTTAACCATCAAGTTCATGTGCCCCCGATGACTAAGGTGACAGTGTATCTATTGATGACCAGAGGCAAGTGTGATGTTAACTTCATGTTCACTCAAAAAGACACTCTTTTCAATGGGACCGTCGTCAAAACTGATATCGTAGGAAACACTTACGTCGGTTCTAATTACTACAACGTCCAATATGATACCAAAGAAGAACCACTCACCTCTTGA